The following are encoded together in the Lactuca sativa cultivar Salinas chromosome 1, Lsat_Salinas_v11, whole genome shotgun sequence genome:
- the LOC111915709 gene encoding transcription factor BIM1 isoform X2 yields the protein MELPQPRPFGAQGRKPTHDFLSLYSPSQQDPSPTPPGGYLETHDFLQPLERVGKNGATKEVGKKIEEPPPTGKSLPPSPAPPTAVEHILPGGIGTYSISHISCINQSQRVGKPEGVLIAAAQSSGSDKNDETSNCSSYTGSGFSLWEESTVKKGKTGKENIAGNRHVVRDGGMKIGGVPSPWMTSVERPSQSSSAHNHQSTTISSLSSSRPSSTQKNHSFVEMLKSGKNTQEDEDDEEEEFVIKKEPSSHYKVDAAHNDQKPNTPRSKHSATEQRRRSKINDRFSMLRELIPHGDQKRDKASFLLEVIEYIQFLQEKVNKFEDSCRGWNNEPPTIMPWNHNQRVTEGFVDQPQVQNGASGPALLYAPKVNENKCIDLPKKGQNIFDSDMSSLETMKEIGQHPQLTNKGSPFPSPLQPNIYSPGCGSTSATAPIPAMVADTVNTSSHLQHSRSCTSDCTLATDKLKDQELTIESGTISISTIYSQGLLSTLTQALQSSGVDLSHANISVQIDLGKRATVTTHDSSTPVLKKHGVPTINETVGRSRLASTREEKSDKGLKRFKTSRN from the exons ATGGAGCTTCCTCAACCTCGTCCCTTTGGAGCCCAAG GTAGAAAACCAACACATGATTTTCTTTCACTTTATTCACCTTCCCAGCAAGATCCATCTCCTACTCCCCCTG GTGGCTACCTTGAAACACATGACTTCTTGCAACCATTAGAACGAGTCGGAAAGAATGGTGCTACCAAAGAAGTAGGAAAGAAAATCGAAGAACCACCACCGACCGGAAAGTCCCTTCCGCCGTCTCCGGCTCCTCCTACTGCGGTGGAGCACATCCTTCCTGGCGGGATTGGAACTTACAGTATTAGTCATATTTCTTGTATCAATCAAAGTCAAAGGGTGGGAAAGCCTGAAGGTGTCCTCATCGCCGCCGCACAATCTAGCGGCAGTGATAAAAACGATGAAACTTCAAACTGCAGTTCTTACACAGGGAGTGGTTTTTCACTGTGGGAAGAATCTACAGTAAAAAAGGGAAAGACAGGGAAGGAGAATATTGCAGGAAATAGGCATGTCGTAAGag ATGGGGGGATGAAGATCGGAGGAGTGCCATCGCCATGGATGACGTCAGTGGAGCGACCATCCCAGTCGTCATCTGCGCATAACCATCAGAGCACGACTATCAGTTCTCTCTCATCTTCTCG TCCATCGTCAACACAGAAGAATCATAGTTTTGTTGAGATGTTGAAGTCTGGTAAGAATACACAAGAAGATgaggatgatgaagaagaagagtttgTTATCAAGAAAGAGCCATCTTCACACTACAAAG TGGACGCAGCACATAATGATCAAAAGCCCAACACCCCGCGTTCCAAGCATTCAGCTACTGAGCAACGTAGAAGAAGCAAAATCAATGACAG ATTTTCTATGTTGAGAGAACTCATCCCTCATGGAGATCAAAAGAGAGATAAGGCATCATTTttattagag GTTATTGAATACATTCAATTTCTACAAGAGAAGGTGAACAAGTTTGAGGATTCATGTCGGGGATGGAATAATGAACCACCAACAATCATGCCATGG AACCATAACCAACGAGTAACAGAAGGTTTTGTTGATCAACCACAAGTCCAAAACGGTGCATCGGGACCCGCATTGCTATATGCTCCAAAAGTCAATGAGAACAAGTGCATTGACCTTCCAAAAAAGGGACAAAACATATTCGATTCCGACATGTCTTCCTTGGAAACCATGAAGGAAATCGGTCAACACCCGCAGTTGACCAACAAGGGATCTCCTTTTCCTTCACCATTGCAGCCAAACATATACTCCCCTGGCTGCGGAAGCACCAGTGCCACCGCTCCAATTCCAGCCATGGTAGCCGATACAGTCAACACATCATCCCATTTACAGCATTCAAGATCATGTACATCCGACTGTACCCTTGCTACTGATAAATTAAAAGACCAGGAACTAACAATCGAAAGTGGCACCATTAGCATCTCAACCATCTACTCTCAAGG GTTATTGAGTACTCTAACGCAAGCACTACAAAGCTCGGGTGTCGACCTATCACATGCCAACATCTCCGTACAAATTGACCTAGGGAAAAGAGCAACTGTCACTACACATGATTCCTCAACACCCGTTCTAAAG AAACATGGAGTCCCTACCATTAATGAGACGGTGGGACGCTCACGACTTGCAAGCACACGGGAAGAAAAGAGCGATAAAGGGTTGAAGAGGTTTAAGACTAGCAGAAACTAA
- the LOC111915709 gene encoding transcription factor BIM1 isoform X1, translating into MELPQPRPFGAQGRKPTHDFLSLYSPSQQDPSPTPPGGYLETHDFLQPLERVGKNGATKEVGKKIEEPPPTGKSLPPSPAPPTAVEHILPGGIGTYSISHISCINQSQRVGKPEGVLIAAAQSSGSDKNDETSNCSSYTGSGFSLWEESTVKKGKTGKENIAGNRHVVRDGGMKIGGVPSPWMTSVERPSQSSSAHNHQSTTISSLSSSRPSSTQKNHSFVEMLKSGKNTQEDEDDEEEEFVIKKEPSSHYKGVLSVKVDAAHNDQKPNTPRSKHSATEQRRRSKINDRFSMLRELIPHGDQKRDKASFLLEVIEYIQFLQEKVNKFEDSCRGWNNEPPTIMPWNHNQRVTEGFVDQPQVQNGASGPALLYAPKVNENKCIDLPKKGQNIFDSDMSSLETMKEIGQHPQLTNKGSPFPSPLQPNIYSPGCGSTSATAPIPAMVADTVNTSSHLQHSRSCTSDCTLATDKLKDQELTIESGTISISTIYSQGLLSTLTQALQSSGVDLSHANISVQIDLGKRATVTTHDSSTPVLKKHGVPTINETVGRSRLASTREEKSDKGLKRFKTSRN; encoded by the exons ATGGAGCTTCCTCAACCTCGTCCCTTTGGAGCCCAAG GTAGAAAACCAACACATGATTTTCTTTCACTTTATTCACCTTCCCAGCAAGATCCATCTCCTACTCCCCCTG GTGGCTACCTTGAAACACATGACTTCTTGCAACCATTAGAACGAGTCGGAAAGAATGGTGCTACCAAAGAAGTAGGAAAGAAAATCGAAGAACCACCACCGACCGGAAAGTCCCTTCCGCCGTCTCCGGCTCCTCCTACTGCGGTGGAGCACATCCTTCCTGGCGGGATTGGAACTTACAGTATTAGTCATATTTCTTGTATCAATCAAAGTCAAAGGGTGGGAAAGCCTGAAGGTGTCCTCATCGCCGCCGCACAATCTAGCGGCAGTGATAAAAACGATGAAACTTCAAACTGCAGTTCTTACACAGGGAGTGGTTTTTCACTGTGGGAAGAATCTACAGTAAAAAAGGGAAAGACAGGGAAGGAGAATATTGCAGGAAATAGGCATGTCGTAAGag ATGGGGGGATGAAGATCGGAGGAGTGCCATCGCCATGGATGACGTCAGTGGAGCGACCATCCCAGTCGTCATCTGCGCATAACCATCAGAGCACGACTATCAGTTCTCTCTCATCTTCTCG TCCATCGTCAACACAGAAGAATCATAGTTTTGTTGAGATGTTGAAGTCTGGTAAGAATACACAAGAAGATgaggatgatgaagaagaagagtttgTTATCAAGAAAGAGCCATCTTCACACTACAAAG GTGTTTTGTCTGTTAAAGTGGACGCAGCACATAATGATCAAAAGCCCAACACCCCGCGTTCCAAGCATTCAGCTACTGAGCAACGTAGAAGAAGCAAAATCAATGACAG ATTTTCTATGTTGAGAGAACTCATCCCTCATGGAGATCAAAAGAGAGATAAGGCATCATTTttattagag GTTATTGAATACATTCAATTTCTACAAGAGAAGGTGAACAAGTTTGAGGATTCATGTCGGGGATGGAATAATGAACCACCAACAATCATGCCATGG AACCATAACCAACGAGTAACAGAAGGTTTTGTTGATCAACCACAAGTCCAAAACGGTGCATCGGGACCCGCATTGCTATATGCTCCAAAAGTCAATGAGAACAAGTGCATTGACCTTCCAAAAAAGGGACAAAACATATTCGATTCCGACATGTCTTCCTTGGAAACCATGAAGGAAATCGGTCAACACCCGCAGTTGACCAACAAGGGATCTCCTTTTCCTTCACCATTGCAGCCAAACATATACTCCCCTGGCTGCGGAAGCACCAGTGCCACCGCTCCAATTCCAGCCATGGTAGCCGATACAGTCAACACATCATCCCATTTACAGCATTCAAGATCATGTACATCCGACTGTACCCTTGCTACTGATAAATTAAAAGACCAGGAACTAACAATCGAAAGTGGCACCATTAGCATCTCAACCATCTACTCTCAAGG GTTATTGAGTACTCTAACGCAAGCACTACAAAGCTCGGGTGTCGACCTATCACATGCCAACATCTCCGTACAAATTGACCTAGGGAAAAGAGCAACTGTCACTACACATGATTCCTCAACACCCGTTCTAAAG AAACATGGAGTCCCTACCATTAATGAGACGGTGGGACGCTCACGACTTGCAAGCACACGGGAAGAAAAGAGCGATAAAGGGTTGAAGAGGTTTAAGACTAGCAGAAACTAA